A part of Capsicum annuum cultivar UCD-10X-F1 chromosome 6, UCD10Xv1.1, whole genome shotgun sequence genomic DNA contains:
- the LOC107873700 gene encoding protein TRANSPORT INHIBITOR RESPONSE 1: MVNTLPLEVLEHIFSSITTDKDRNSISLVSKTWYEAERCCRKNVFIGNCYAVSPSILIRRFPDIRSVNIKGKPHFADFDLVPEGWGAYFYPWVVTMAKAYPFLEEIRLKRMVVCDESLELISKSFKNFKVLVLQSCEGFTTDGLAAIAANCRNLRELDLGESEVEDLSGHWLSHFPDSCTSLVSLNIACLASEVSFSALERLVARSPHLRTLRLNRAVSIEKLPKLLRHASQLVEFGTGSYSADTQVDVSEVFVNVSQAFSGCNKLKGLSGFWEAAPAYFPTIYPVHSKLTSLNLSYATVEIPDLGKLISHCHNLQRLWVLDYVEDSGLEEIANSCKELQELRVFPSDPFAPGPNVSLTEKGLVAVSVGCPKLQSVLYFCRQMTNDALVTIARNRPNMIRFRLCIIEPQTPDYSTLEPLDAGFGAIVQHCKELRRLSLSGLLTDRVFEYIGVHAKKLEMLSLAFAGDSDLGLHYVLSGCESLRKLEIRDCPFGDEALLANAAKLETMRSLWMSNCSVSFEACKLLAQKLPRLNVEVIDERGHPDTRPESCPVEKLYVYRTVSGRRFDTPGFVWIIDEDPSSTPYSNGNRSLASA, from the exons ATGGTGAACACACTTCCATTAGAAGTACTTGAACACATATTTTCAAGCATAACTACAGACAAAGACAGGAACTCAATATCCTTAGTAAGTAAAACATGGTATGAAGCTGAAAGATGTTGTAGGAAGAATGTGTTCATTGGGAACTGTTATGCTGTTAGTCCATCAATCTTGATAAGAAGATTTCCAGATATTAGATCTGTAAACATTAAAGGGAAGCCACATTTTGCTGATTTTGATCTAGTACCTGAAGGATGGGGTGCATATTTTTATCCATGGGTTGTTACAATGGCTAAAGCTTATCCATTTCTTGAAGAAATTAGACTTAAGAGAATGGTTGTTTGTGATGAGTCATTGGAGTTGATTTCTAAgtcttttaagaattttaaagTCTTGGTTTTACAGTCTTGTGAAGGGTTTACTACTGATGGACTTGCTGCTATTGCTGCTAACTGCAG GAATCTGAGAGAATTGGACTTGGGAGAAAGTGAAGTGGAAGACCTGAGTGGTCATTGGCTTAGTCATTTTCCTGATAGCTGCACATCGCTCGTGTCACTTAACATTGCTTGTTTGGCTTCGGAGGTCAGCTTCTCAGCTTTGGAGCGTCTAGTTGCTCGCTCTCCTCATTTGAGGACTCTTCGGCTCAATCGTGCTGTGTCCATCGAGAAACTTCCAAAGCTACTTCGTCATGCTTCACAGTTGGTTGAATTTGGTACCGGATCTTACTCAGCTGACACACAGGTTGATGTTTCCGAAGTTTTCGTAAATGTATCTCAGGCTTTTTCGGGCTGCAATAAACTCAAAGGCTTGAGTGGGTTTTGGGAGGCCGCGCCAGCCTACTTTCCAACTATTTATCCAGTTCACTCCAAACTCACCTCTTTGAATTTAAGCTACGCTACCGTTGAAATACCTGATCTTGGCAAGCTCATCAGCCACTGTCACAATTTACAGCGGTTATGG GTGCTAGATTACGTTGAAGATAGCGGTCTTGAGGAGATTGCCAACTCTTGTAAGGAACTTCAAGAGCTTAGGGTGTTCCCGTCTGATCCATTTGCTCCAGGACCGAACGTATCCTTGACAGAGAAAGGTCTTGTGGCTGTCTCAGTGGGCTGCCCTAAGCTTCAATCAGTTTTATACTTCTGCCGCCAAATGACAAATGATGCGTTGGTTACTATTGCAAGGAACCGTCCTAATATGATCCGATTTCGTCTGTGTATTATCGAGCCTCAAACACCTGATTACTCAACCCTTGAACCACTTGATGCTGGTTTTGGGGCCATTGTGCAACACTGCAAGGAATTGCGGCGACTTTCTCTTTCTGGCCTACTTACAGATCGTGTGTTTGAGTACATTGGGGTCCATGCTAAGAAGTTAGAGATGCTTTCCTTAGCTTTTGCAGGAGATAGCGATCTAGGCCTCCACTACGTGCTCTCTGGTTGTGAGAGCCTCCGTAAGTTGGAGATTAGAGACTGCCCCTTTGGTGACGAGGCTCTGTTGGCCAATGCTGCAAAGCTGGAGACAATGCGATCCCTTTGGATGTCCAACTGTTCAGTAAGTTTTGAAGCATGTAAGCTGCTAGCGCAGAAGTTGCCAAGGCTTAATGTTGAGGTTATAGATGAGAGGGGTCATCCGGATACGAGGCCAGAAAGTTGCCCCGTTGAGAAACTTTACGTATATAGGACAGTGTCAGGGAGGAGGTTCGACACTCCTGGTTTTGTTTGGATAATTGATGAAGATCCATCATCGACTCCATATAGCAACGGAAATCGCTCTCTGGCTTCTGCTTAG